In Collimonas arenae, a single genomic region encodes these proteins:
- a CDS encoding ATP-binding cassette domain-containing protein, which translates to MLIANDLSLRRSEKNILRNVNLQIQPGQIVALLGRNGAGKSTLLKAMSGEFHGNVQNSDAQLTGYISLNVTPLEQFTPQQLAKSRAVLPQSAQFSFPFTAMEIALLGRYPHGGGTSMNDRLIAMEALALAGAAALAERDVTTLSGGELARVQFARVLAQLRPQDTDHQTQPAARYLLLDEPTAALDLAHQHQLLGTLRHLAKEWNMGVLAIMHDPNLAARYADQLAWLANGTLLVQDTPTLSMTPHIVRTCLGIDVEVIRQSGKPPFAMPA; encoded by the coding sequence ATGCTAATCGCAAACGATCTTTCTCTGCGGCGCAGCGAAAAAAATATCCTGCGCAATGTGAATCTGCAGATCCAGCCAGGTCAGATCGTTGCCCTCCTTGGCCGCAACGGCGCTGGCAAGAGTACTTTGCTGAAAGCCATGTCGGGTGAATTCCATGGCAATGTGCAGAATAGCGATGCGCAGCTGACCGGTTATATATCGCTCAACGTCACGCCGCTGGAACAGTTCACCCCGCAACAGCTGGCGAAGTCTCGCGCGGTGCTACCGCAAAGCGCACAGTTCTCGTTTCCCTTTACGGCGATGGAAATTGCCTTGCTGGGCCGCTATCCGCATGGCGGCGGCACCAGCATGAATGACCGCCTGATTGCGATGGAAGCATTGGCGCTGGCCGGCGCTGCGGCGCTGGCGGAGCGTGACGTCACCACGCTCTCTGGTGGCGAGCTGGCACGCGTGCAGTTCGCCCGTGTTCTGGCGCAACTAAGACCGCAAGACACTGATCATCAAACACAACCGGCAGCGCGCTATCTGTTGCTGGATGAACCGACCGCAGCGCTGGACCTGGCGCACCAGCATCAGCTGCTGGGTACTCTGCGGCATCTGGCGAAAGAATGGAACATGGGCGTGCTGGCGATCATGCATGACCCCAACCTGGCGGCGCGCTACGCCGACCAGCTGGCTTGGCTGGCCAACGGCACCTTGCTGGTGCAAGATACGCCGACGCTGAGCATGACGCCGCATATTGTCAGGACTTGCCTCGGCATCGATGTCGAAGTCATCCGGCAAAGCGGCAAGCCACCCTTCGCGATGCCGGCTTGA
- a CDS encoding FecCD family ABC transporter permease: MSSFFSSALPGATTAAATQATGSPRKGRQRVVLLGLLLLLIVTILLCAALGAYQIDPWRIPRLLWPTAQLDAVDMQTRAVLLDIRLPRVLLAILVGCGFGAAGSAMQALFRNPLADPGLIGVSSGAALGAALTIVLGTTLWPNALHTVGIYAPMLAAFIGALAVAMLVYRIAAARGRLALPLLLLAGIAINAIVGAAIGLLIYVASDDQLRTLTFWDLGSLAGAQWSLLAVATPVVIFSIAALARHSAALNAMLLGEAEAMHLGVPVQAIKRQVLIASALCVGALVACTGTIGFIGLVAPHCIRLACGPDQRVVLPGALLFGAILTLAADLIARTVAAPAEMPLGILTALLGGPFFMVLLWRRRGQLGL; the protein is encoded by the coding sequence ATGTCATCTTTCTTCTCCAGCGCCCTGCCCGGCGCCACAACTGCCGCCGCAACGCAAGCAACCGGCTCTCCACGCAAAGGGCGGCAACGCGTAGTGCTGCTGGGGCTGTTACTGTTGTTGATTGTCACTATATTGCTCTGCGCCGCGCTTGGCGCTTATCAAATCGACCCATGGCGCATCCCGCGTTTGCTATGGCCGACCGCACAGCTGGATGCGGTGGATATGCAAACCCGTGCGGTGCTGCTCGACATCCGCCTGCCACGCGTATTGCTGGCCATCCTGGTGGGTTGCGGTTTCGGCGCCGCAGGTAGCGCCATGCAGGCGCTATTCCGTAATCCACTTGCCGATCCGGGCCTGATCGGGGTCTCCAGCGGCGCTGCTCTCGGCGCCGCGCTGACTATCGTCCTCGGCACCACGCTGTGGCCAAATGCGTTGCACACTGTCGGTATCTACGCGCCAATGCTGGCCGCTTTTATCGGCGCCCTGGCGGTCGCCATGCTGGTGTATCGCATCGCCGCAGCCCGTGGCCGCCTGGCGCTGCCGTTGTTGCTATTGGCAGGTATCGCCATCAACGCCATTGTCGGCGCGGCCATCGGCTTGCTGATCTATGTCGCCAGCGACGACCAGTTACGTACACTGACCTTCTGGGACCTGGGCAGCCTGGCCGGCGCACAGTGGTCCTTGCTGGCAGTGGCAACGCCGGTCGTCATCTTCAGCATTGCTGCCCTGGCACGCCATTCGGCCGCGCTCAACGCCATGTTGCTGGGTGAGGCCGAAGCCATGCACCTGGGTGTCCCGGTACAAGCAATCAAACGTCAGGTACTGATCGCCAGCGCTTTGTGCGTCGGCGCGTTGGTAGCGTGCACCGGCACAATCGGCTTCATCGGCCTGGTGGCCCCGCACTGTATTCGCCTGGCCTGCGGGCCAGATCAGCGCGTGGTGCTGCCGGGAGCGCTGTTGTTCGGCGCAATCCTGACCCTGGCAGCGGACTTGATCGCACGCACCGTCGCCGCACCGGCGGAAATGCCGCTGGGTATCCTCACAGCCTTGCTGGGTGGGCCGTTCTTCATGGTGCTTCTGTGGCGTCGGCGCGGCCAGCTTGGCCTTTAA
- a CDS encoding heme/hemin ABC transporter substrate-binding protein, which yields MLAALPVRGATQATASTQPRRVVVAGGAITEIVYALDAGAFLIGADTTSTYPAAAMALPKMGYQRALSAEGVLSLHPDLLLASADAGPPTTLKQIAAAGVRVIRLGERHDVDTVREKITGVASALALPDRGKLLLKNFDDQWQAALASVDKQRQAKPPRVLFILSNSGTQAMVAGQETAADAMIRYAGAVNATTDASGKGFKGYKPLTAESAVASGADILMISSENLAAIGGIERLLNSPGLSLTLAAKTRRVVADMDTLLLLGFGPRLPLALTQLTSQLYA from the coding sequence ATGCTGGCAGCGCTTCCCGTTCGCGGCGCGACGCAAGCAACAGCATCAACCCAACCGCGGCGCGTGGTAGTGGCCGGCGGCGCGATTACCGAGATAGTCTATGCGCTGGATGCCGGCGCATTCCTGATCGGCGCCGACACGACCAGTACCTACCCGGCAGCAGCCATGGCGCTGCCGAAAATGGGCTATCAACGCGCGTTGTCGGCTGAAGGCGTGCTCTCGCTGCATCCTGACCTGCTGCTGGCGTCGGCTGATGCAGGACCGCCGACCACGCTGAAGCAGATTGCCGCTGCCGGCGTGCGCGTGATCCGGTTGGGCGAACGGCATGACGTCGATACCGTGCGCGAAAAAATTACCGGCGTAGCCTCAGCGCTGGCGCTTCCTGACCGTGGCAAGCTGCTGTTGAAAAATTTCGACGATCAATGGCAGGCTGCATTGGCAAGCGTCGACAAGCAACGCCAGGCAAAACCGCCACGCGTACTGTTCATCCTGAGTAACAGCGGCACCCAGGCAATGGTGGCTGGCCAGGAGACGGCCGCCGACGCCATGATCCGCTACGCCGGCGCCGTCAACGCCACGACCGATGCATCTGGAAAAGGCTTCAAAGGCTACAAGCCATTAACCGCAGAGAGCGCCGTTGCCAGCGGCGCCGACATCCTGATGATTTCAAGCGAAAACCTGGCCGCCATCGGCGGCATTGAGCGTTTGTTGAACAGCCCGGGATTGTCGCTGACACTAGCCGCAAAGACCCGGCGCGTAGTCGCCGATATGGATACGCTACTGCTGCTGGGTTTCGGCCCTCGCCTGCCACTAGCATTGACACAATTGACTAGCCAGCTTTACGCCTGA
- a CDS encoding hemin-degrading factor produces the protein MLTTRNPQQHQQKLREEFLNAKREKKLRNRDAAAAIGISEGEAMAACVGFEAIRLLPRFVELFEEVPLLGAVMALTRNDSVVHEKDGAYQKMSHNGEVGLALGEVIDLRIFYKQWRFACAVIEEITRGPETSLQKSLQFYDLHGEAVHKVFLREHSDHAAFDALVARWRDPEQLPGMTAEPLPPATIDTADAEIDVEGFRSAWQSMTDTHQFFGLLRDFGVSRPQALRLAPPQFVRQVDNSATRKILEQAAASALPIMVFVGNRGMIQIHSGAVSNVKIMGPWLNVLAPGFNLHLREDMIASSWVVSKPTSDGEVTSLELFDHDGNTIAMLFGVRKPGQPELPAWRAAVMSLPLKSNEISEEAQA, from the coding sequence ATGCTTACCACCCGCAATCCGCAACAACATCAACAGAAACTGCGCGAAGAGTTCTTGAACGCCAAGCGTGAAAAGAAATTGCGCAACCGCGACGCTGCGGCCGCCATCGGCATTTCTGAAGGCGAAGCAATGGCCGCCTGCGTTGGCTTCGAAGCAATCCGGCTGCTGCCGCGCTTTGTCGAACTATTCGAAGAAGTGCCGCTGCTTGGCGCCGTCATGGCGCTCACCCGTAATGACAGCGTGGTGCATGAAAAGGATGGCGCTTATCAAAAGATGAGCCACAACGGAGAAGTCGGGCTGGCGCTGGGCGAAGTAATCGATTTGCGGATTTTCTACAAACAATGGCGCTTTGCCTGCGCCGTGATTGAAGAAATTACGCGCGGTCCGGAAACGAGCTTGCAAAAAAGCCTGCAATTCTATGATCTGCACGGTGAAGCTGTGCACAAGGTATTTTTGCGCGAGCACAGCGACCATGCAGCTTTCGACGCCCTGGTGGCGCGCTGGCGCGATCCGGAACAACTGCCCGGCATGACAGCCGAACCGCTGCCGCCGGCGACCATCGATACAGCCGATGCCGAAATCGACGTCGAAGGATTCCGCTCGGCCTGGCAAAGCATGACCGATACCCATCAGTTCTTTGGTTTGCTGCGCGACTTCGGCGTCAGCCGGCCCCAGGCGCTACGGCTGGCGCCGCCGCAGTTCGTTCGCCAGGTCGACAATAGTGCGACCCGCAAAATCCTGGAACAGGCCGCCGCCAGCGCCCTGCCGATCATGGTCTTCGTCGGTAATCGCGGCATGATCCAGATTCACTCCGGCGCGGTGTCCAACGTCAAGATCATGGGTCCTTGGCTGAATGTACTCGCCCCTGGTTTCAACCTGCATTTGCGGGAAGACATGATCGCCTCCAGCTGGGTAGTCAGCAAGCCGACCAGCGACGGTGAAGTCACTTCGCTCGAACTGTTCGATCATGACGGCAATACCATCGCCATGCTGTTCGGCGTACGCAAACCTGGCCAGCCAGAGCTTCCGGCATGGCGTGCGGCTGTGATGAGCTTGCCGCTGAAAAGCAATGAAATCTCCGAGGAGGCCCAGGCGTGA